A segment of the Acidobacteriota bacterium genome:
GCATATTTGCTTTGCGGCAAATGCGGGAATAAGGTCATCAGGGCAACCAGCGACACGCCTTTGCACGGCGAGATCGAAAAGAATCTTAAGAGCGGCTTTATTAAACAGCTGGGACATTGAAAATAATGACAAAGGCACATTTTGGAATGATCGGCCTCGGCACAATGGGCCGCAATTTTCTGCTCAATATCGCCGAACACGGCATCCCCGGCGTCGGTTACGACCTCGACGCCGATAAACGCGAATTGCTTCTCAAAGAAAGTGCAGGGACGCCGGTCGATGTCGGCACCGATCTAACCGATTTCATTGCAAAACTCGAATCTCCACGCAACATCATGATGCTCGTCCCTGCGGGACCGATCGTTGACAAAGTGATCGCCGACCTGGCACCGCTCCTTGATAAGGACGACCTGATCATAGACGGCGGCAACTCGCATTTTACCGACACCGACCGCCGTATCGCCGAGCTTGAGGCAAAAGGCGTCGGTTTTATGGGCATCGGCGTTAGCGGCGGCGAAGAAGGTGCTCGTCACGGGGCAAGCATAATGCCCGGCGGGAAACGCGAGCATTACGAACGCATCGAAACCACGCTGCAAGCCGTTTCTGCGAAGGTAAACGGCGAACCGTGCGTCGCGTACATGGGCTCGGGCTCTGCCGGGCACTTCGTCAAGATGGTTCACAACGGCATCGAGTACGGCATGATGCAGCTTCTCGCTGAAACGTACGATTTCATGCAGCGTGTCCTGCGGATGGCAAATACCGAGATGCACCGCACATTTACCGATTGGAACGGCGGCGAACTCAATTCGTTCCTCGTCGAGATCACGGCCGAGGTTTTGAGAAAGACCGATCCCGAGACCGGAAATCCTCTGGTCGCGATGATCCTCGACACTGCCGGCCAAAAGGGAACCGGCAAATGGACGTCGCAAGCAGCTATGGATCACGGTGTGCCGATCCCGACGATCGATACCGCCGTCTCGATGCGTCAGATCTCGTCGCAGAAGGCAGTTCGAACCAAGATCGCATCGAAATACTCGGGGATGTCGACCACCGCCGATCAGAGTCATTCGAGAACGTCGGTCGGCGAACTCAAAGATGCACTTTTGTGTGCATTTATCCTTACCTACGGACAGGGAATGTCCCTGCTTCAAAAAGCGTCGGTCGAAAGCAGCTACGGCCTCGATCTCGCCGAGATCGCCCGAATTTGGCGTGGCGGCTGCATCATTCGCTCAAAACTGCTCGAAACGATCCGCGTGGCGTACTCATCGGATCCGTCGCTCGACAACCTTATGCTTGATAAGACGTTCGCCGACATGTTGAATTCACGCATCGGTTCGCTTCGAAAGGCTGTCGTCGCATTCAACGAAAACGGCATTCCGGCGGCATGTTTCTCGTCTGCTCTCGCATATTTCGACGCCTTCCGCACCGAACGCCTCCCCGCAAACCTCATCCAGGCCCAACGCGACTACTTCGGTGCCCACACCTACCAACGGGTAGACAAAGATGGCACTTTTCATACTGACGATTGGGATAAGTAGCGATCAGCAAGAGTGTCGCATCGCGACGCGTTGAATTTAGCCGTGGGCGTTTGTTCACGGAAAAGTAAAAATATGCGATCTCGTCGCTTGGCGAAGCCTGAAAACGAGCACGGCGCGATATCAAACGACCGCGTAGCAACATCTATCGACCGCGAAGCCCGTACAATTGATCGCGTAGCAACTTACAACGACCGCGAAGCTTGATGAATCGACCGCGTAGCTGCATCAAACGACTGCAAAGTTAATTACATTCATTCCGCAGCCGCTTTCGACGACCGCGTAGCCACTTTCATTCACTCCGTAGCTGCTTTCACTCACCAAATAGCGACTTTCAAACATCCCTCACCTGCTTTTGCTCCCCTCCTTACTAAGGAGGGGTGGCGTCCCGACGCTTTTGGTCGGGGCGACGGGGTGGTTCTCTCATTCTCGACTCCGAACACTGGCCACTTTTCACCTTTCACTGTTCACTATTTTCCTTGACAACACCAAAAACAGGCGTATTATCGACTTACCGCAAAATCTTCACGGTAAAAACTATAATTTGGAGGTTCATAACACCCTATGAACGATAAAAACCGCAGATACCTTGAGGCAGGCCAGCGTTGCCGTCAATGGATCGTAGATTACGTTGCTCTCATTCCGGTCGGCAGTATGTTCGAAACGAGGACCGGAGAACTCACCGCACAGGTCGATCTGTTAGAGGATCTGGCCGGCGAGATCGAATCTTTCACCGGCGAAGGCCTTTCCGCCACCGATGTCAAAGGCTCAGAACGCATCGACCTGCTCGACATTATGGAAAAGGTCCGCAACGCCGCTCGCGCCGCCGAACCCGCAAATCCCGGCACCCGCGACCGTTATCGCTACACCACCAATATGTCGCATCAGCTCTTGCTCGCCACAGGCCGGGCATTTGCCGCAGGCGGAGCCGCCGACGAAGCTTTGCTTCAAAGTTACGGCGCACCCGGCAGCTGGCCCGACCACGTCACCGACGCCTGCAACGCCTTCGAAGCCTCATTCGGCCAACAAGACTCCGCCGTCGGCAGCCGCATCGCCAAAAATGCCGAGTTCAACGACAAAATGGCCCAAATGATCGCCACCAAAGCCACCGTCGGCCACATGGTCCCAAACTTCTGCACCGGCAACCCCGGCGCCATCGCCGCCTGGAACTCCGCCGCCCACGTCGAAGCACCGCCAAAGAAAAAGGTGCCACCGACACCTTAGTTACTATTCAGTTGTTCTCGAAAGAAAACGACGTTTAGGCTTGCATCATGGGAGAATCTAGCACACGATAGGCTGCGCGGACGAGTCGGGTTCGATACTGACCAGCGTCGACACCGTCCGAGTTACGATAACAGGATAATGGAGGCCAAAATGGTAAAACTTTCCCGTAAAGCAATTAAAGTCGGCGTCGCAGTCTTTGCTGCCATATTACTATGGGGCTGTAGTAATGCGTTAACAGAATCTTCCGCAGTCAGAATCCTTCAAAAGAACATGGATGAGCAATACGAAAAATACAAGTCGGATGAGCACCTTAAGGACGTTGTTGAGCATTTGGTGGTTGAAAGTTGCGAACGTCTGGTCTTAACTGCGGAAACAATGGCCACAGCTCGATGCAAGGTAAGCAGGAAGAATAAGACCACTGCAGTTCTACCTGAGGTTGTCTTTGGAAAGAAACCTGACGGTACCTGGACTGTCACGTCTGTAACTAGCGCGTTTTAGCTTGGAGGCAAAATGAAAACCTTATTCGCCCTAGCAGGCATTCCCGTTATTTGTTTTCTTCTTTGTACAGACACCGTTAAATGTCAAAAGAGACCATTCGTTCGAACAATCGTTGGATCGATCTCAGCTTTTGAATGCGGCGATAATTGTTATTTAACGATTATGGACGACTACGGAAAGACACACGTCGGGTTATGCTCGGCTCGTGAATGTGACTCTTGGGTTGATGAAGCCGTATTGCCAGTTAGTGCGAAAGGAAAACGAGTCAAGATAACGGTTGGTAGGGGTACGCAATTCGACGGTTCTGGTAGAGCCGTAGGCAAAATGGACGCTTTTACTAAAATCCAGTACTTGCCGGATACGCTAACGACTATTAGTTCGGACTGTAGGTATTGCGGAACTTGGAAATATACTGCTGAGGGAAACATGTTTCAAGGCCAAACAGGTTATCTAAGAGTATCGCAAGAGGGCAAAGCTCGGTTTAAGCTTCTTACCGGGTTTCCTGACCTAGCAGGTCAAATCGAATGGACTGACTTCGAAATCAAGAATTCGAATGGCATTTACCTAACAGAGGTGGGCGGAAAGTTAACTGGAAGATTTGTTTCACCCAACTTTCTCCCCACCCGTTGGCAGGATTATTCTTACCGCATAACTTGTGCTCTTAGATCCGACGGCAAAATGGATTATTCAGTTTGGTCTTCACCTGGTGCTAAAGCTGTAGGGCCTAGCACGACGGAACGTTTCGTTGCAACGAGAATTCAAAAGACTAAATCGGAACTTCCAAAAGCCGCTGGGACAAATTCGATGACTGGAACGGTAATTGATAACCCAACGGGAATTTGTGGCGTAGGCGAGCTTATCGTATTCTGGTCCGCTATTATTATCAAAGTTGGCGACGAGAGATACTATGTTGCTACCTATGACCCCTGTGTTCTAAATTCTGGTAAGCCTACTGCTTTTTCGGCGAAGACAGTTGGGTCAGTTGAACGGGTCGGAAGCACCGTGCAAGTATTCTACTCGAGGAGAGCCCCGGATACGCGCTCGACCCGCCTAGACTTGGAAGGCCGTCCGAAAGTATTCGAGGGATACGATGGTGAACTTACGGCAACTAGGATTGTTGAAGTGAAAGAATAAAAGTTACTCAATCGCCTGTACGCCTAGGTTCCCAGTTATCGTTGACGACGTCTTTCGCCTAAACCATCTATGTAAGCATCATGATCGATACTTAACTTCACCGATTTCTGCAACAATGTAATTCGGCGTGGCGTTTATATTTGCGGAGGATATTTTCTCGATGACTGCGAAGGAACATAATTCCGGAGCCTGATACCCCAATTCTTTCGACGAAAGCTATTCTTCGTTACTTCTGATCTTTTCAACTAATCCTCGTATTTCGGCGGTGGCGGGTGCGTCTGGGTGGTCTTGCTCCACGTATTCGAGTACCATCTCGGCCCGTTCTTCGAGGTCGAGCATCGTCAGGTCGAGGTCGTTTTGGGCATCGACAAGAGCGACGGCCGAGGCGTACTCATCAGCTAGGGCCTTTTCCATCTTAGGTATTCTAATTTCCATCTCGGCGAGGTCAGCCAAAAACGGGACGAGCGGCTCCTTCGGCAGAATGCCCGCCGCGAGATTTGCTTTCGCAATTGCGATCGCCGCTTTAAGGTCATCGAGCCGCTTCGCGGCCTCGGTGTAGCCGCTTTCGCCGAGATGTTTTTGAAGGTCCATAGCTTTTCCTTCGAAAATTATGCCGCTAAATCATTCAAAAAACTAACGCCGTCTTCGCTACCGGCCGCAAGAGGCGATCGGCTATGTCATATAACCTGCATGATTTCGTCGAGCGGCTTTCGCTTGATGTCGGGGACTCTTGCGTCGTCAGCGGGATAGCCGACGGGGATCAGGACGAACGGTACTTCGTTCTTTGGGCGTCCGAGTATCTCTTGCAGGAACTTCATCGGCGAGGGCGTGTGCGTCAGCGTCGCGAGGCCCATATTATGAAGTGCGGCGAGTAATAAACCGACCGCGATACCGACCGATTCCTGCGAGTAATACGTCGGCTCGCTCTCGCCTGCTTCGACTATCGTCGTGATGCGAAATACTACGATCAGATAAGGTGCGATCTCGAGAAAAG
Coding sequences within it:
- the gndA gene encoding NADP-dependent phosphogluconate dehydrogenase, with product MTKAHFGMIGLGTMGRNFLLNIAEHGIPGVGYDLDADKRELLLKESAGTPVDVGTDLTDFIAKLESPRNIMMLVPAGPIVDKVIADLAPLLDKDDLIIDGGNSHFTDTDRRIAELEAKGVGFMGIGVSGGEEGARHGASIMPGGKREHYERIETTLQAVSAKVNGEPCVAYMGSGSAGHFVKMVHNGIEYGMMQLLAETYDFMQRVLRMANTEMHRTFTDWNGGELNSFLVEITAEVLRKTDPETGNPLVAMILDTAGQKGTGKWTSQAAMDHGVPIPTIDTAVSMRQISSQKAVRTKIASKYSGMSTTADQSHSRTSVGELKDALLCAFILTYGQGMSLLQKASVESSYGLDLAEIARIWRGGCIIRSKLLETIRVAYSSDPSLDNLMLDKTFADMLNSRIGSLRKAVVAFNENGIPAACFSSALAYFDAFRTERLPANLIQAQRDYFGAHTYQRVDKDGTFHTDDWDK